The Enoplosus armatus isolate fEnoArm2 chromosome 21, fEnoArm2.hap1, whole genome shotgun sequence genomic sequence TTGCTTGGTCATGCTTGAAACTGGAAGCAGAAACTAAATCACAAACAtcagcttttctctctgtgatgaTGGTGACTAACAGGGCCGCTGTACCTGAGGTCTGAAATGACAGCTTGCTTGTAGAGTCTGGCCACCGAGGACATCTTGTACACATTGCTCACCTACGAGACACCAGCAATTAACATTAAGACTTTCTCAAATCTCATGTTCAGCACTAACCGTCGTGGAAATAACAGGGTTACACCGATACATACcacatgctgtattttgtttgccATGGATACAAACTCATGGGACTCTGCCTGGCGGTACTCTGGGATAAACTCCACGTTGGCAACACGGAACATTCCAGCAAAATACACTCCACTGTTGCTTTCCCTGCGAACTAAGGAAATAAAGTCAAAGTATGCATTATACAGTGCAGTTTCAATGTAATGTAGATGTATACCAACAACCAACTAACCATGAAATCAGATCCGATACATAAAAAAAGTACTATGTACAATagctggttaaaaaaaaagcattagtATTGTGATTTTGCTCTGGAAATATATTGATTTATCAATGTTTGTGGTATTGAAGTTTAAGAATCCTTCCACTTACATATGAAGACCCACAGCAGCGACCACGTGATaaccaccaccacaaacaccacCGCTGTGATGATGACGGCAAGGTGCGGGATGTTCAACAGACGGGTCCAAAGCCTCTTGAGTCCCTTGGGCTTCCGTCTAGTCTTCCTGTACTTCCTGCAGAGCTTCTGCAGAGTGTGGTCAACTGTGGCCACCTCCACCGACACATCTGCAATCTACAGCCAGGGAGGGGGACACGTTCATACTGTGCATGCAAAAGTGCCATCGTGGCAGCAGTAAATTTGACTTGCCCTTTCAAATTGTCACTTCAATCCGTGTGGATTCTAATAGGGATGTGGTTAATGACGCTGGAATGATATGAAAAGCACAAACAAGTGTCTCTTGATACTGTAGATCCCTCACCAAGTGTATCAGTGTCGGGACAAAAGGGCACAAGAGAGCGATTCTGATTCTCTTTGAGAGCCATAAGTAGGTTACATTACCATAGAAACATCAAGAGGGCATAACCCTGCTGCTACCATTCTCCTCTTATCACTGTACCTTGTCCAGGTCAGCCAGTTTACATTACAGCAGGCTGAACAATATGCTAATCAACCCTGAATGCACAGAGAGACATGGGTGAGCAAGTGTTCAAGGTCTTCATTACATCACAGCGTCCACTGAAAGATCTTCAATGTTCATAAAGTTAAACCCATTTGGCTGTTTATCTGCCAACAATGATGTACGCTTGTGTCTACTGGTAATGTTGCTCCATTACTGGTCACTTTAGCTTGTGAAGGGGAATGCCTAACAGTAACTCCATCAGACGCAGCGCTCGGCACTCATTGAGTTACCCAGCGCACATATATTATTCATTCAGTGTCATCCCATACTGTGCAAGTGGCACTTAATCCATCACAAGTTAGCAGGATATAGATTcccacagggaaaaaaaagttaatctattttacacatttaatcaAGCAACATGACAAAACATGCGACTTAAAGGTTTTGATGTGTAAACACAATCTTCAGGGTTTCATCTGGAGAAACAGCTATATTCCTGattaaaatgcagctgaagGATTTAAAATCCTGTACAGTTTTGGTCACAGTAGAAGTATAACACTATGTTAAGGATATATCTTACTCACACTGGCAGCATCCTGTTGAGATGCATCATCATCTCCGCTCGTCTGCTTGTTCTCCTCGCGCTCTGTGCCCATGACACAGGCATCCCTTCAAGCCTCTATCATCTAATTCCTGATTTCTGGTTTTGAAGATCCATTCTCTTTTCCTCCAGAGCAAAAACTGCCtttaaaaaacagcagcagacacacaaaactgtGTAGAGCCACACGACACACTGTTTGGATGCACAGTCGACAGGTGTGTGAAACCAGATCCTTCAGCACAGGAGAAACGGGGAGCTTGCTGATGCCAACGTACCTCCTCCAGTCCTATGGCTAATGTTTCATTCATTAACTTCTGTCAAATTCACATGAACTCATCTTAAAAACAGCCATAAAGTTTACTGTATTTGCTtggcaataaaaataaacaaacaactgcTTAGCTGCATGAGCAAACAACTATTTTAAAGTGACAGCATTCTCGTTAAGTATGTTTGTACAAgagttttatttacagtgttaACAAGGAAGGTGAATGTGTCAGTTAATTTATCCTCTGGCTGTTTTGTGCTCAGAGTTGACAGACTTGCAGCAAAAAAAGGGTCCAGCCTTTGTGACATAAACTAAAACCATGTTTGTCAGTGTAAAAGTGGAATATACATTGTTATcataattaacattaaaacatcTTTCAGATGGAACTAATAAGACAAAAGGGGTGGGAGTCTCTTGAGTGAGCAGCATCTttaaacacaccaacaaaatGGACAGAGTCAGTATTTTAACACTTTAGTCATGCCCCTTCCAAAATGTAGGCACTGAACTTCAACATGcaacaacagacacatttaGAAAGACACATGAGGCACAAAAACAGAACTTGACAGTACATTCACAGGCagaaaaatacaggaaaaaaataaagtgttctTTGAGTCTTCAGGACGGTTTGGGTGTGCTCTGAACAtgcacagggagaaaaaaaaaagatgaggcAGCAAAGCCTCATTTCCTGAAAAAGGCGTTGCGGGTGATGCTGTACAACAGGTGATAAGGCTTTCGTTTTGGGGGCTCGGCCAGTGAAAAGACCTGCTGCTGAGGCACGCTGGTTGGAATGGTGATGTGACGCTGGTGAAGTGGGTGAAGGTTTTGGTGGTGTGGTGGGACAGAACCAGAGTAACCAATGGCTAAAAGGTGaacaggcaaaacaaaaaacacaaatgaaaatcaTAAGGAGATACGTAAAAGATAAGTAAGATAAAAATTGGATAAAATTGAAATGGAGAGTGGCCTAAcagcatgaagaaaaaaaaaagtccttactTTTGTTCTTCCCCTGTTTGGCTCTTCTGGCATTAACAATGGCCTGTTTTCTTTGCTCCTCACTGATCTCCATTCCTGCCAAGAAacccacacaaatacaccttCGGCTCAAAATATTTATGACCACTCCCAACTTCCACCAATCTCTGTCCACCTTTTATTTGACATCTAACCACAGTAGCTGCTTTGCGTCATGAATGAAAGGAATTCAGCACGACTCACCCATCTCTTGATCTTCCTtgactctgtgtctctccttgGCAAAGGCCTGTAACCACCTCTGCTTGTCCTGGGCCttcctgcagcacagcacacacatgaacTCCAGGGTGGAGGCGTTGCGCAGGCGCAGAGCGTTCCTCAGGGTCAAGCCCAGGTCTAGGTCCCGACCGTCGGGCACGTCCACCACCTCGGTCTGGTCCATATCCAGCCGTCCACGGTAGTGGAGCAGGTCTCTGCGCAGGACGTCTTTTTTACAGAAGACCAACTGGTGGTCAAACAGGAAGAAGCTGCGCTGTTGCATTTTGCCTTGTCGGACAACTCGAGTCAGCTCACCAGAGTGGATCAGCTCTGAGCTGCGCTCCAGCACATCCGATCCCTGCAGCAATAAGTTAACAAAGATACAAAAGATTTGCAGAACATATTTAATATTCTTTATGTAAGATTGACAAAACAGGCTACTTCTAAccacagtaaaaatgtaaagaatattGAGCAGTCATCATCACCTCCCAGTGAAGAATGGCCACCTGCCAGTGAGCGATAGTGTCGACACTCTCCAGccgtctcttcctctcatttatCAGACTGGCCACATTCTTCATAGCCTCATACGCTTTGCCCACTCCGCTGTAGTCACTGCAATACATCAGCAAATGAACACAGAGCATAGGCTCCACCTTAGACATAAAATTGATAGAAAGATCATTTCCATTTACAGTAACACACTGGTTCAATCTCAATCATGGAAAAGCAATCAATAATCAAAGTAATCAAACCACTGGGACCTCCATGGATTCTTTAAGGTGAAATGTTTCTGAACATTATGCAGATAACTGTAAGTCCAGCTGAGCTAATGAATAAATCGACCATTGATGTTATCTAACTGGTTAATATCAGCTGATGGTAGGCTATATACTAATTGTAAGGATACATGTAGCTTCTTGCTTATAGCTTTCATTGTACAGCCAATGTTAAGTAATGCTACAGAGAAAACAGCTTCATTGAGTCAAGGAATCTTCATTATGTGATTATAGTGATATAAAGACGCTCAAAATGTACAACTACCATTAGTCGTAAAAGAGTAGTACGAGTGGTTAAATTATGAATTTCTGGAGGAGTACCTGTGGTCTTTGGGGGTGTACTTAAGCAGTTCTCCCAGCTGAAGGGGGTATTTACAGATCTTCTGAACGGGTGTGAGCAAAAAACCCGCAATGGAAATGTCGATCATCTGCTGGAGGAGTCGGCAGGCCTCAAAGAAATGCTTATATTTGCCCAACTTCATGAGGcgctgcagctcagcacagGCTGCTGGATGAGTGTTACAGTAGTCTGAGTAGATAGAGAAGCCCTCTCCCtttggaaaacagagaaacattcaATGAAAATTCTGAGCTACTGCATCAATAAATGTGTTACACAGTGATTAAGTGAATTGGGAAGACTGTGTGTGAGGCCACTACCtgcaagagaaaacaagagcCTATTTCACTGAGATGCGGTTGGTCTTTGTTGTACTTCTTCTCCAGGTCTCTGAGAAACTGCCTCTGAAACCTGTAGATGTCCTCTATGTTGCTGAAGATGGTCTTCAACTGCAGCTCAGTGAACATGTCTGGGTGTTTACGGCACTGACGGATGTAACCCTGAAAGTTACACAAAACCAGTATGTTGACTACACCGACAGAAGGTATGAAAACAGTTCAAATACTGGTCAACAGGAGGTGCTGAACTATTAAGTAATTTCTGAAATACAAATGTAGCTTATTCTaaatatttttcaacaaaaagtTGACATTTATTAGAATGTAGAACTGCTTAAGAACTAAATAAAGGACAAACGTGACAGAAGCAGCAGCCTCAGACTTGGATGTTGATTTCCGTACCTCACAGATGTCTTTTAGGTGCTTGATGTAGATTCGTTCAGTGTTCATGATTTCCTGAACCACATTGGTTCTCATCTGCTCCTTGTGCTGAGCGCTGTGTGTATCCCTGGGAGTTGGATCTTCCTGGTCCGCTACACTCTCCACACTTTCAGCACTCGAGTCCTCCTGGTTCACTCGCACCTGAAACacatccaccacacacacaatgggACCTCCTGAGCAGCATTCAAATCTTCTCTTTGCTAAAAGCTTGGAAAAGGATTACTTTTCCAAAACATATTCAggtcaattatttatttttttctccagtcAACCACAATatcaaacaaggaaaacaaatatgGTTCATGACAAATTTCTGTGacctaattaaataaaattagcTCATAAGCGAAATTAACACAATT encodes the following:
- the spata13 gene encoding spermatogenesis-associated protein 13: MLKLVGSVTDLTVRRRRSPSPSPTSPSLMSPLSRLHDDYSRRVPCLTTGERQRRPSPVRARVMSVGHTPLVHPQPEYDVGPQQHQVLISPVSVEPPETAPGISAHYESLTVATTSAAESDSSPISQKEPSKQQEQIEVNMLLNEETSDQQGPGAFLSTEEVSPTTSSTPPISPTCLSQSPTSPTSPSDAAPASTEMSSVKPRRRSGRSRPRPISDYGQLISRKQSIPEEVAELHADERTANASLCKDCGGNDACGNGESPESCSMNGDVHGRRQRPVSAIGVVDLFSPDAEEKDDRLPSPLSRPPIPSHQVPPYRAVSARFRPSALSQSTPIGLDRVGRRKLHRVLSDGVSECSATLDDSVSEEEEGSFDELTDVTPYLQPGVELSVLNEWISSGHTVYAEALWDHVTMEEQELAFKAGDVIRVLEASHKDWWWGRGADREAWFPSSFVRVRVNQEDSSAESVESVADQEDPTPRDTHSAQHKEQMRTNVVQEIMNTERIYIKHLKDICEGYIRQCRKHPDMFTELQLKTIFSNIEDIYRFQRQFLRDLEKKYNKDQPHLSEIGSCFLLQGEGFSIYSDYCNTHPAACAELQRLMKLGKYKHFFEACRLLQQMIDISIAGFLLTPVQKICKYPLQLGELLKYTPKDHSDYSGVGKAYEAMKNVASLINERKRRLESVDTIAHWQVAILHWEGSDVLERSSELIHSGELTRVVRQGKMQQRSFFLFDHQLVFCKKDVLRRDLLHYRGRLDMDQTEVVDVPDGRDLDLGLTLRNALRLRNASTLEFMCVLCCRKAQDKQRWLQAFAKERHRVKEDQEMGMEISEEQRKQAIVNARRAKQGKNKTIGYSGSVPPHHQNLHPLHQRHITIPTSVPQQQVFSLAEPPKRKPYHLLYSITRNAFFRK